GGCTGGAAGGCCGCGAGCAGCTCGAGCACGACGTGCGCGCGCTCACCCACGAGCTCAAGAGCCCGCTGGCCGCGCTGCGGGCCAGCGGCGAGCTGCTGCAGGACGAACTGCCCGCCGCCGACCGCCAGCGCTTTGCCGCCCAGGTGCTGGACCAGACCGCGCGGCTGCAGACGCTGGTATAGCGGGTGCTGGCGCTGTCGCAGCTGGAGGCGCAGGTGGGCCTGGGCGAGCTGCAGCACCTCGCACTGGCGGACTGGGCCGA
This sequence is a window from Moritella sp. F3. Protein-coding genes within it:
- a CDS encoding histidine kinase dimerization/phospho-acceptor domain-containing protein, which gives rise to LEGREQLEHDVRALTHELKSPLAALRASGELLQDELPAADRQRFAAQVLDQTARLQTLV